Genomic DNA from Scylla paramamosain isolate STU-SP2022 chromosome 12, ASM3559412v1, whole genome shotgun sequence:
ctgtttttttttatggtttttaattctcattgttgtttattatttttattattactgactTTGGCAATTTTATAGTAAATTTAAGCGTTTCATCTTTGCCATTTCTTTACAACCAGATCTTCGTTAATTCTTCGTGtgtagtttttatttcattgtgcTGTCCACACACTTCCGagatctgtattttttttttaatatttgtttgCTTCATTTAATAATCATTATTgtacaatacatttttttttttatacagattTAGATTttcaaagtgtttttttttttcttagactATATATGATCATCCTTGTCAAAATTCTTTTaaatttatatacattttttgttagttatatatatatatatatatatatatatatatatatatatatatatatatatatatatatatatatatatatatatatatatatatatatatatatatatatatatatatatatatatatatatatatatatatttttttttttttttttttttttgtgtgtgtgtgtgtgtgtgtgtgtgtgtgtgtgtgtgtgtgtgtgtgtgtgtgtgtgtgtgtgtgtgtgtgtgtgtgtgtgtgtgtgtgtgtgtgtgtgtgtgtgtgtgttggtgtactGTATATGCATTTCTGAGAATTAAaattgaactgaactgaactgaactactactactactactactactattattactactactactactactactactactactactaatactgatactaatactgctgctgctgctgctgttgttgctgctgctgctgctacgtattactactactactactgctactactactagtaataacaacaacaacaacaacaacaacaacaacaacaacaacaacaacaataataataataataataataataataataataataataataatggtaataataataataataataataataataataataataataataataataataataataataatacaactactactactactactactactactactaccattgctaATACtatcacaatcatcaccatcacttccaacatcatcaccatctctttcacacacacacacacacacacacacacacacacacacacacacacagcttcctgAACACGTCACAGTGGCCAGAGTGGAAGTTACGGGCGATGGTGACCTCATAATAAGATCCGGTGACAGTTGGGCAATggtaacggtgtgtgtgtgtgtgtgtgtgtgtgtgtgtgtgtgtgtgtgtgtgtgtgtgtgtgtgtgtgtgtgtgtgtgtgtgtgtgtgtgtgtgtgtgagagagagagatggtggatgTTGTGATAACAATGATCATGGTGATGcttagtaatagcagtagcagtggcagtaatgatggtggtggtggtggtggtggtggtggtactagtagtagtagtagtagtagtagtagtagtagtagtagtagtagtagtagtagttgttgttgttgttgttgttgttgttgttgttgttgttgttgttgttgttgttgttgttgttgttgttgttgttgctgttgttgttgatgttgttcttgttgttgttgttgttgttgtttctgctgctgctgctgctgctgctgctgctgctgctgctgttcttgtaaCAATattacatagtagtagtagtagtagtagcagtagtagtagtagtagtagtagtagtagtagtagtagtagtagtagtagtagtagcagcagcagcagcagcagcagcagcagcagcagcagcagcagcagcagcagcagcagtagtagtagtagtagtagtagtagtagtagtagtagtagtagtagtagtagtagtagtagtagtagcagcagcagcagcagcagcagcagcagcaccagcagcagcagcaccagcagcagcagcaccagcaccagcagcagcagcagcagcaccagcagcagcagcagcagcagcagcaccagcagcagcagcagcagcagcagcaccagcagcagcagcagcagcagcagcagcagcaccagcaccagcagcagcagcagcagcagcagcagcagcaccaccaccaccaccaccaccagcagcagcagcagcaccagcagcaccagcagcagcagcagcaccagcagcagcagcagcaccagcagcagcagcaccagcagcagcagcagcagcagcagcaccagcagcagcagcagcagcaccagcagcaccagcagcagcagcagcaccagcagcagcagcagcagcagcagcagcagcaccagcagcagcagcagcaccagcagcaccagcagcagcagcagcaccagcagcagcagcaccagcagcagcagcagcagcagcagcagcaccagcagcagcagcagcaccagcagcaccagcagcagcagcagcaccagcagcagcagcagcagcagcaccagcagcaccagcagcagcagcagcaccagcagcaccagcagcagcagcaccagcagcaccagcagcagcaccagcaccagcagcaccagcagcagcagcaccagcagcaccagcagcaccagcagcagcagcagcagcagcaccagcagcaccagcagcaccagcagcagcagcagcaccagcagcaccagcagcagcagcagcaccagcagcagcagcagcaccagcaccagcagcagtagtagtagtagtagtagtagtagtagcagtagtagtagtagtagtagtagtagtagtagcaccagtagcagtagcagcagcagcagcagcagcagcagcagcagcaccagcagcagcaccagcagcagcagcagcagcagcaccagcagcagcagcagcaccagcagcagcagcagcaccagcaccagcagcagcagcagcaccagcagcaccagcagcagcagcagcaccagcagcagcagcaccagcagcagcagcagcagcagcaccagcagcagcagcagcagcagcaccagcaccagcagcaccagcagcagcagcagcaccagcagcagcagcagcagcagcaccagcaccagcagcagcagcagcagcagcagcagcagcagcaccagcaccagcagcagcagcagcaccagcagcaccagcaccagcagcagcagcagcagcaccagcagcagcagcagcaccagcagcagcaccagcagcagcagcagcagcagcagcaccagcagcagcagcagcaccagcagcagcagcagcaccagcagcaccagcagcagcagcagcaccagcagcagcagcagcagcagcagcaccagcagcagcagcagcagcagcagcagcaccagcagcagcagcagcaccagcagcagcagcagcaccagcagcaccagcagcagcaccagcagcaccagcagcagcagcagcagcaccagcagcaccagcagcagcagcagcagcagcagcaccagcagcagcagcagcagcaccagcagcaccagcagcagcagcagcaccagcagcagcagcagcaccagcagcaccagcagcagcagcagcaccagcagcaccagcagcagcagcagcaccagcagcaccagcagcagcagcagcaccagcagcaccagcaccagcagcagcagcagcagcaccagcaccaccagtagcagcagcaacagcagcagcagcagcagcagcagtagtagtagtagtagtagtagtagtagtagtagtagtagtagtagtagtagtagtagtagtagtagtagtagtcgtagtagtagtagtagtagtagtagtagtaataatgatgatgatgatgatgatgatgatgatgatgatgatgatgatgataataataataataataataataataataataataataataataataataataataattattattattattattattattattattattattattattattattattattataataataataataataatgtgctaCTGATATTGCTACTTCTAGTGAcaagaaaaaaggggaggaggaggaccaggaggaaaagcaagagtacaaaaagaagaagaagaagaagaagaagaagaagaagaagaagaagaagaagaagaagaagaagaagaagaagaagaagaagaagaagaagaagaagaagaagaaacaaagagaaggagaaagtagaacaggaaaaactactactactactactactactactaagaaggaagacaaaaggaaaaggagatataCATCCATCATTTcctgaccactaccaccatcatcaccaccaccaccaccaccaccaccacaactaaccCTACACCAAATGcaccaaataaaaacaaaaattaaatatagaaaataaaaataatatacacaGAAAGTAAAATTACTAttgaaagccagagagagagagagagagagagagagagagagagagagagagagagagagagagagagagagagaaagagagagaggaaggaggtcaCTGATACAAATACTTCTTCTGTCCTGTACGAGGCAACAAagacccttctcctcctcctcctccttctcctccggaGCCGCGCCCGTGCTATcgtaactaacctaaccttaatacTAATAATTCTGTAccctttcgaaaaaaaaaaaaactacaggagagagagagagagagagagagagagagagagagagagagagagagagatgtgtgtctTATTCGTTGTGTtatgatagtctctctctctctctctctctctctctctctctctctctctctctctctctctctctctctctctctctctctctctctctctctctctctatatatatatatatatatatatatatatatatatatatatatatatatatatatatatatatatatatatatatatatatatatatatatatatatactatttttcattaccatgacttattattattattattgtattactacactactactactactactactactactactactactactactactactgctactactactactactactactactactactactattactactactactactctactactactactattactaccatcaccactgccgacTGTAAAGGAGTAGCAACAAATTTtgtccgcctcctccttcttttcctcgcccaactactactactattactactactactactactactactactagtgaggGGACAACAACAAATTTTGAAGAGTCTGCCctgggaggaaagatgaaaaacgggacctgcaaacattttttttctacctggAGTCTTGATTTttatcttccctccatcttccagGGGGATGCTGCCGCCCTGACAACGCCGCGCACCTCCACTcagagtaataataattataataataataataataataattataataattataataataataataataataataagaagaagaagaagaagaagaagaagaataggtatctgtttattgtttcttgtcttgcaggcagatttggataggatgaacgaatggacagacagatggcaaatgcagtttaagataagataagataagataagataatttattcgtcaagttgtaatacaaaatgtaatacaaatgaaattcattttggcttaagagctccctagtagttgcttatacataactttaaaaagtaaataaaatcagtaaaacaataaaacaataaaacattaagaaaggaGTCATTACATGGGCTATCGTATACATGCAATATTGGGCTATTTCTGCCCTCATCATGAACCATCACATACAGTAACCATGAATACTTAAATCTAAAAATTATAGTGATGATAGATGATTGAAAAGGAGAATGCTTTTAGGTACAAATGACTTCCTATATCTGTCAGTACGCTGCATGGGCAGAGCCAACCTTCTACCAGATTTTAAATAATGTGTAACAGTTATGTAGCGGATGAGTGATATCTTTCATTATCCTGTCCACTTGTTTCATTGTACTTGTCTGATAGAGCTTATCTAATGATATGGTCTGTGCACCTAATTTTCCTGCCTTCTTAACAATCCTTCCcagcttatttttatctttacaggTAAGCTTTCCATAACAGGCAGTGATCGAAAAGTTTAGGACTGGTTCCAACAATGATTTGTAGAATAGGCTAATGATCACTTTATCTACATGTAAGTTGCGCAAAATACGTACAAAGTGTAGTCTTTGGTTACATTTCCTTGACACCATGTCTGTATTGACACTGCCCTTCAACTGGTCATCGATCGTAAAGCCCAGATACTtatactggtttactctttctacgttttcttctctaattGTTAATAGGTCTGGTACATGTTTGTTTTTAGTTCTGAAATCAAATATCATctccttagttttctttacattgagctccaaaaaaattttgtttactcCAATCAACAAATTTTTTTAACCTGAGTTAAATAGccttcataattatcatttacaatttttcctaagataactgtatcatcagcatatttCACAATAGTACAGTCATCAATTCCACTTCTACAATCATCTGTGTACAAGGTGAAAAGAACAGGGGACAACACACAACCTTGTGGGGCTCCTGTGTTAGTTAATATCACATCAGACTTAACATTGTTTACATTGGTATACTGGGGTCTCTGGGATAAAAAGCTACAAATCCATTTTAAGATATTTCTATTTACACCCATTTCTAGCATTTTATCGAGCAGAATATGAGGTTGCATTGTATTAAATGCTGaactaaaatcaataaacagtGCTCTAATTTGTGATTTGGGCTTATCTAAATGTTTGTTAACATCATTCAATAATGTAAGTGTCGCATCCTGTACACTCCTATTATTACAATAAGCAAACTGCATAGGgtcttttatattattagttttttcacagatgtaatttttcaatacactttctaaacatttcataatattataTGTTAATACTACAGGTCTAAAATCTTTGGGATCTTTTGGACAGTTAATTTTTGCAATAGGTTTTACTTCAGATTCCTTCCATTTATAAGGTACCACTCCCTGATCTACTGAATCCTGAAATAATGTTGTCAGTACGGGTGTCAGTTGTTTTGCACAATGTTTAAGTACCATAGCAGGCATTCCGTCTGGCCCTGTAGCTTTACCTGCCCGTATATTCTGCAGGGACTTCTGCACGTCTTCTTGcctaattattattctttcatcattatgAGATTGAATTTCTGTCATTACCTCATTACACGCATCACTGAAATCATGGCTTTCAAATCTCGCAAAGAACGCGTTCATTTCGTTTACATATGTGTTGATATTTTCTGGTTCAGGCAcactctgtttcttcttgtgccCACACAGGGTTTTAAGTCCCTTCCAAGCGTCTTTTACTCTATTTGTCTTAATATCAACAAacgcaaagtacttagcgtaggtagaggaaacccacacagtaagtacacaatgaacaacgaagctctggtaggttcagggtacgaaatagatttaggagttatagttagctctgaactccgtctaggaaaacaatgcatagaggccagaaacagggcaaatagggtattaggattaatttttaggagtgttaaaattagaaggcccgaagtaatattaaagttatatttggcactCGTCAGagctcatctagactacgcggtgcagttctggtccccacattacaggaaggatataggtctattagaatcagtacaaaggagaatgactaaaaggatacaggggatgaggagtattcattacgaggcgagattgaagctgttaaatttacattctttagagagacgtaggttaagaggggacctgatagaagtctttaagtggtataagggttataacaaggaggacgtaagcaaaattgttaggatcagtaaccagggcagaacaagaaataacgggttcaaacttga
This window encodes:
- the LOC135105711 gene encoding LOW QUALITY PROTEIN: antifreeze protein Maxi-like (The sequence of the model RefSeq protein was modified relative to this genomic sequence to represent the inferred CDS: inserted 2 bases in 2 codons; deleted 1 base in 1 codon), translating into AAAPAAAAAAAAPAAAAAAAAPAAAAAAAAAAPAPAAAAAAAAAAPPPPPPPAAAAAPAAPAAAAAPAAAAAPAAAAPAAAAAAAAPAAAAAAPAAPAAAAAPAAAAAAAAAAPAAAAAPAAPAAAAAPAAAAPAAAAAAAAHQQQQQHQQHQQQQQHQQQQQQQHQQHQQQQQHQQHQQQQHQQHQQQHQHXAAPAAAAPAAPAAPAAAAAAAPAAPAAPAAAAAPAAPAAAAAPXSSSSTSTSSSSSSSSSSSSSSSSSSSS
- the LOC135105710 gene encoding putative mediator of RNA polymerase II transcription subunit 26, with protein sequence QQQHQQQQQQQHQQQQQHQQQQQHQHQQQQQHQQHQQQQQHQQQQHQQQQQQQHQQQQQQQHQHQQHQQQQQHQQQQQQQHQHQQQQQQQQQQQHQHQQQQQHQQHQHQQQQQQHQQQQQHQQQHQQQQQQQQHQQQQQHQQQQQHQQHQQQQQHQQQQQQQQHQQQQQQQQQHQQQQQHQQQQQHQQHQQQHQQHQQQQQQHQQHQQQQQQQQHQQQQQQHQQHQQQQQHQQQQQHQQHQQQQQHQQHQQQQQHQQHQQQQQHQQHQHQQQQQQHQHHQ